In a single window of the Necator americanus strain Aroian chromosome X, whole genome shotgun sequence genome:
- a CDS encoding hypothetical protein (NECATOR_CHRX.G26126.T1): protein MMAYCKLIAGGFIDPLSLVHVLFVPWIPWTHRNLLFNQDFGVPLRVYVQPDLSFLRRNRASSDTFSQDLVVPRHVQTGPFMFEDENCMEV, encoded by the exons atGATGGCGTATTGCAAACTCATTGCTGGAGGATTCATTGATCCACTTTCACTGG TACATGTCCTGTTTGTACCGTGGATACCATGGACCCACCGAAATTTGCTGTTCAACCAGGATTTTGGAGTTCCCTTGAGAGTGTACGTACAACCGGACT TGTCTTTCCTTCGTAGGAACCGCGCTTCTTCAGACACTTTCTCTCAA GATCTAGTCGTTCCCAGACATGTGCAAACAGGACCTTTCATGTTTGAAGATGAAAATTGTATGGAAGTGTAG